Proteins found in one Crassostrea angulata isolate pt1a10 chromosome 3, ASM2561291v2, whole genome shotgun sequence genomic segment:
- the LOC128177076 gene encoding coiled-coil domain-containing protein 171-like isoform X1, with protein MEDPQSSTNDFDLLRDMDEQDVVSQESVNADEEESPSSNEQLYTGGLYPYKRRVHGHRPKPEDTSNNYRNVTADWKMSLSRSPLQNDDINKYRLENNQLRLQVKQLNLDLQSEQESLSQVRRRLNGVEKERLEAATRSNAEISELESQLAKLRSQLEKGEATRQNLEFELTKCQREMNHQRSAVYDKESELSEVKDHLQAKVNELTRDLQDAQHQLSVEKQGSKESETRLKQSIEERNHSVSKCHTEMDILRAERDKLDSLVMQHESAISEFTEKIQDLESERKNQTENLRRLLTEIEYAKEREDRLKKDLEISLQRLRTVEENIEAERAAHLETKFNSEIIQLRVRDLEGALEVEKSANDEANKAIDRLTRQIRELEQSYEEERRNNKDVNIKLDKVEKEYSSVKRQLTSEVENKKNVIGNLSKELEVHQKNFNELKDELSKAKKRQIYLEETYGGSMRELELLLSNFQVDEKPKRASTSKSKKDGKSVPAPSSVLETLRVTLSEYKKRLDDTTEELGKMKKSSDALNKEIDQCKEMIWAKDKALEDAQKNYTRTAKELNRVRSEYSEMENGMAKMRITLQSSSSNSTKDRRRVQELSEEIMKLVKRHKADDEEKLAFLHGMYQRLLAGRVMVPPKDTSIHKFTWADLTSLVYEQMCNLVTSSQRTDEKIRHLEEALRVKEDALEDMQKAHEDQLNKLTALTKEREIAWNKQKEEIEAHYSQLLAEVQSRSKKSQSMADQAWEKIRMTGSVQQGLETECSDLRTHLVESQRQNRALLATCSLLAGALYPTFTRSSLLAIQRNMLEEQMSNWEFCRERMELLVSTLSAEMKAAAGEPSKLEKPAKRHPLLTFRVGVVAVLAANRLRYFGQNCSRMFVTYDTVISNQNGIVVCTGGRKSTPKAFPGDKEERDTAEMHGSILRWLSSGELLNVVTTSMSELLEVTDQVKGKEKASPVEMRAVVNAARNSFTKLVDKLCRQFEGVSPHPGIGGRDRNSLVRVIGRGLSKICVGKSVDQKGQIVPAQELLGALQTHILDFTQRLHTVEVERRQLVLELNRMKDECSDLPQKEDIEKLQDQLSTIKGQDLDYVSIDKFESVCQELNNALQREQQAQQLLVEQSRQLEEITLRLDLYTTEGMEKEQTLSEAVHGLTETKGELKRKEQTLRQLNRQVISLEGEKKAFLTNIADAEKALRTVARDKETLAQYLKAVTIALEQAKKELTLAKGVTDFSWTKRLLNADFIPSDVGKAGPELIAAQNLVGAFVETQNQAISKIKSLEDEIDTHQQHINTLKRELSDAVRREYDESAEIPTRDHNKEMDMTQSESFLPIREDSEISFSMPKAATPKSKRMDSSLRRSESDAKRFIQKWSPKFQTPVRSSRSNNIRPKAFEPHGR; from the exons CCCAAGCCTGAGGACACCTCCAACAATTACAGAAACGTGACCGCCGACTGGAAGATGTCGCTCTCCAGGTCTCCGCTACAAAATGATGACATCAACAAGTACAGGCTGGAGAACAATCAACTCCGTCTACAGGTCAAACAACTCAACCTTGACCTTCAGTCTGAACAAG AATCTCTGTCTCAAGTACGTCGCAGGTTAAATGGGGTTGAAAAGGAAAGACTAGAGGCAGCCACCAGATCAAATGCTGAG ATTTCTGAGCTGGAGAGTCAGCTGGCCAAGCTTCGTTCCCAGCTTGAGAAAGGGGAGGCCACTCGACAGAACTTGGAGTTTGAGCTCACAAAATGTCAGCGAGAAATGAACCATCAGAGGAGTGCAGTGTATGATAAGGAATCGGAGCTGAGTGAAGTCAAAGATCATCTGCAAG CCAAAGTCAATGAGCTGACAAGGGACTTGCAAGACGCTCAGCATCAGCTGTCTGTAGAAAAACAGGGATCCAAAGAATCAGAGACACGACTCAAGCAGAGTATTGAAGAGAGA AACCACTCGGTGTCTAAATGTCACACAGAGATGGACATACTGAGGGCAGAGAGAGACAAGCTGGATTCACTGGTGATGCAACATGAGAG TGCCATATCAGAGTTCACTGAGAAGATTCAGGATCTAGAAA GTGAAAGAAAGAATCAAACAGAAAATTTAAGAAGGTTACTAACAGAAATTGAGTATGCCAAGGAAAGAGAAGACAGACTAAAAAAAGATTTAGAG atcTCACTACAGAGGCTTCGCACTGTAGAGGAAAATATTGAGGCAGAGAGAGCAGCTCATTTAGAAACCAAATTCAACTCAGAAATCATACAG TTAAGAGTAAGGGACCTGGAGGGAGCCCTTGAGGTGGAGAAGTCGGCCAATGATGAGGCCAATAAAGCTATAGACAGGCTGACCAGACAGATCCGAGAACTGGAGCAGTCGTACGAGGAGGAGCGCAGGAACAACAAGGATGTGAACATCAAGTTGGACAAGGTGGAAAAGGAGTACAGCTCTGTCAAACGACAGCTGACGTCAGAGGTGGAGAACAAGAAAAATGTCATAGGAAACCTGTCGAAGGAGCTAGAGGTCCATCAGAAAAACTTCAACGAACTGAAGGACGAGCTGTCCAAG GCCAAAAAGCGACAGATCTATCTAGAGGAGACATATGGAGGGAGTATGAGAGAACTAGAGCTCTTATTGAGTAACTTCCAAGTAGACGAGAAACCCAAAAGGGCCTCCACCTCAA AGAGTAAGAAGGATGGTAAGAGTGTTCCAGCTCCCTCCTCTGTTCTGGAAACTTTGCGTGTGACCTTGTCTGAGTACAAAAAACGGCTAGATGACACAACAGAGGAA CTTGGCAAAATGAAGAAATCCAGTGATGCTCTGAACAAAGAGATAGACCAGTGTAAGGAGATGATTTGGGCCAAGGACAAAGCTCTAGAG GATGCCCAGAAGAACTACACCAGGACCGCCAAAGAGTTGAACCGTGTCAGATCGGAGTATTCCGAGATGGAGAATGGCATGGCAAAGATGAGGATAACCCTGCAGAGTTCTAGCAGTAACTCCACCAAAGACAGACGACGTGTCCAGGAGCTCTCAGAGGAG atcatGAAGTTGGTTAAAAGGCATAAAGCTGATGATGAG GAGAAGCTGGCATTCCTGCACGGCATGTACCAGCGTCTGTTGGCGGGCCGGGTGATGGTACCCCCCAAAGACACCTCCATCCATAAGTTTACCTGGGCGGACCTCACCAGTCTGGTGTATGAACAGATGTGTAACCTAGTGACCTCATCACAGAGGACTGATGAAAAG ataaGACATCTTGAGGAGGCTCTGAGGGTGAAGGAAGATGCTCTAGAAGACATGCAAAAAGCTCATGAGGACCAGCTGAACAAGCTCACTGCTTTGACCAAAGAACGAGAAATTGCCTGGAACAAACAGAAAGAGGAGATTGAGGCTCACTACTCACAACTACTGGCCGAGGTTCAGTCAAGATCAAAG AAAAGTCAGTCAATGGCTGACCAGGCCTGGGAAAAGATTAGAATGACAGGATCAGTCCAGCAAGGTCTGGAGACTGAGTGTTCTGATCTAAGGACCCACCTAGTGGAGTCCCAGCGACAGAACCGTGCCTTACTGGCCACATGCAGCCTCCTGGCTGGCGCCCTTTACCCCACCTTCACACGCTCCTCTCTGCTGGCCATTCAGCGAAACATGCTGGAGGAACAGATGTCAAACTGGGAGTTCTGTAGAGAGAGAATGGAGCTCCTGGTCAGCACTCTAAGTGCAGAAATGAAGGCGGCGGCTGGAGAACCAAGTAAACTGGAGAAACCGGCCAAACGCCATCCCCTGCTGACCTTCAGGGTTGGGGTGGTTGCTGTTCTAGCAGCCAACAGGCTCAGGTACTTTGGACAGAACTGTAGCAGGATGTTTGTGACTTATGATACAgtgatttcaaatcaaaatggaaTTGTTGTGTGCACAGGAGGAAGAAAGTCAACACCTAAAGCATTCCCAG GTGATAAAGAAGAAAGAGACACTGCGGAGATGCATGGCTCCATCTTGCGATGGTTGTCCAGTGGTGAGCTTCTCAATGTAGTGACCACATCCATGTCTGAACTCTTGGAGGTCACTGACCAGGTCAAAGGCAAAGAGAAAG CTTCACCAGTCGAGATGAGGGCTGTTGTTAATGCTGCTCGGAATTCCTTCACTAAGCTAGTGGACAAACTGTGTCGACAGTTTGAGGGAGTTTCCCCTCACCCAGGCATAGGGGGCAGGGACCGTAACTCTCTGGTCAGGGTCATCGGACGTGGCCTCAGTAAGATTTGTGTGGGTAAATCCGTGGATCAGAAAGGGCAGATTGTGCCAGCTCAG GAGTTGTTGGGGGCCCTACAGACCCACATTCTGGACTTCACTCAGCGACTACACACTGTGGAGGTGGAGAGACGTCAGCTTGTTCTGGAACTGAACCGGATGAAGGACGAGTGCTCTGACCTCCCTCAGAAAGAAGACATTGAGAAACTCCAGGACCAACTCAGCACCATCAAGGGACAG GACCTGGACTATGTGTCCATTGACAAGTTTGAGAGCGTGTGTCAGGAGCTGAACAATGCCCTACAGCGGGAGCAGCAGGCCCAGCAGCTGTTGGTGGAGCAGAGTCGTCAGCTGGAGGAGATCACGCTCAGACTGGACCTGTACACCACCGAGGGCATGGAGAAGGAACAGACCCTGTCAGAGGCAGTGCAT GGACTGACAGAGACAAAGGGGGAACTGAAGAGGAAGGAGCAGACCCTGCGGCAGTTGAATCGACAGGTGATATCTCTGGAGGGGGAGAAGAAAGCCTTCCTCACCAACATAGCCGATGCCGAGAAGGCCCTCAGGACGGTAGCCAG AGACAAAGAGACTTTGGCTCAGTATCTCAAAGCAGTGACAATAGCACTGGAGCAG GCCAAGAAGGAGTTGACTCTGGCTAAAGGGGTAACTGATTTCTCCTGGACTAAGCGGTTACTGAATGCTGATTTTATCCCCAGTGATGTTGGGAAAGCTGGACCCGAGCTTATTGCTGCTCAG AATTTAGTAGGAGCTTTTGTGGAGACCCAGAACCAGGCCATTAGTAAGATCAAATCTCTGGAGGACGAGATTGATACTCACCAACAACACATCAACACGCTCAAGCGAGAATTGAGCGATGCCGTGCGACGGGAGTATGACGAGAGT GCTGAGATCCCTACAAGAGATCATAACAAAGAAATGGACATGACTCAATCTGAGAGTTTCTTGCCAATTAG AGAGGACTCAGAAATCTCTTTTTCTATGCCAAAGGCAGCCACACCAAAATCCAAGAGAATGGATTCTTCTTTGAGGAGATCAGAAAG tgATGCCAAGCGCTTCATTCAAAAATG GTCTCCCAAGTTCCAGACTCCAGTCAGATCCAGTCGATCTAACAACATCCGACCTAAAGCATTCGAGCCTCACGGGAGGTAG
- the LOC128177076 gene encoding coiled-coil domain-containing protein 171-like isoform X5, with the protein MSLSRSPLQNDDINKYRLENNQLRLQVKQLNLDLQSEQESLSQVRRRLNGVEKERLEAATRSNAEISELESQLAKLRSQLEKGEATRQNLEFELTKCQREMNHQRSAVYDKESELSEVKDHLQAKVNELTRDLQDAQHQLSVEKQGSKESETRLKQSIEERNHSVSKCHTEMDILRAERDKLDSLVMQHESAISEFTEKIQDLESERKNQTENLRRLLTEIEYAKEREDRLKKDLEISLQRLRTVEENIEAERAAHLETKFNSEIIQLRVRDLEGALEVEKSANDEANKAIDRLTRQIRELEQSYEEERRNNKDVNIKLDKVEKEYSSVKRQLTSEVENKKNVIGNLSKELEVHQKNFNELKDELSKAKKRQIYLEETYGGSMRELELLLSNFQVDEKPKRASTSKSKKDGKSVPAPSSVLETLRVTLSEYKKRLDDTTEELGKMKKSSDALNKEIDQCKEMIWAKDKALEDAQKNYTRTAKELNRVRSEYSEMENGMAKMRITLQSSSSNSTKDRRRVQELSEEIMKLVKRHKADDEEKLAFLHGMYQRLLAGRVMVPPKDTSIHKFTWADLTSLVYEQMCNLVTSSQRTDEKIRHLEEALRVKEDALEDMQKAHEDQLNKLTALTKEREIAWNKQKEEIEAHYSQLLAEVQSRSKKSQSMADQAWEKIRMTGSVQQGLETECSDLRTHLVESQRQNRALLATCSLLAGALYPTFTRSSLLAIQRNMLEEQMSNWEFCRERMELLVSTLSAEMKAAAGEPSKLEKPAKRHPLLTFRVGVVAVLAANRLRYFGQNCSRMFVTYDTVISNQNGIVVCTGGRKSTPKAFPGDKEERDTAEMHGSILRWLSSGELLNVVTTSMSELLEVTDQVKGKEKASPVEMRAVVNAARNSFTKLVDKLCRQFEGVSPHPGIGGRDRNSLVRVIGRGLSKICVGKSVDQKGQIVPAQELLGALQTHILDFTQRLHTVEVERRQLVLELNRMKDECSDLPQKEDIEKLQDQLSTIKGQDLDYVSIDKFESVCQELNNALQREQQAQQLLVEQSRQLEEITLRLDLYTTEGMEKEQTLSEAVHGLTETKGELKRKEQTLRQLNRQVISLEGEKKAFLTNIADAEKALRTVARDKETLAQYLKAVTIALEQAKKELTLAKGVTDFSWTKRLLNADFIPSDVGKAGPELIAAQNLVGAFVETQNQAISKIKSLEDEIDTHQQHINTLKRELSDAVRREYDESAEIPTRDHNKEMDMTQSESFLPIREDSEISFSMPKAATPKSKRMDSSLRRSESDAKRFIQKWSPKFQTPVRSSRSNNIRPKAFEPHGR; encoded by the exons ATGTCGCTCTCCAGGTCTCCGCTACAAAATGATGACATCAACAAGTACAGGCTGGAGAACAATCAACTCCGTCTACAGGTCAAACAACTCAACCTTGACCTTCAGTCTGAACAAG AATCTCTGTCTCAAGTACGTCGCAGGTTAAATGGGGTTGAAAAGGAAAGACTAGAGGCAGCCACCAGATCAAATGCTGAG ATTTCTGAGCTGGAGAGTCAGCTGGCCAAGCTTCGTTCCCAGCTTGAGAAAGGGGAGGCCACTCGACAGAACTTGGAGTTTGAGCTCACAAAATGTCAGCGAGAAATGAACCATCAGAGGAGTGCAGTGTATGATAAGGAATCGGAGCTGAGTGAAGTCAAAGATCATCTGCAAG CCAAAGTCAATGAGCTGACAAGGGACTTGCAAGACGCTCAGCATCAGCTGTCTGTAGAAAAACAGGGATCCAAAGAATCAGAGACACGACTCAAGCAGAGTATTGAAGAGAGA AACCACTCGGTGTCTAAATGTCACACAGAGATGGACATACTGAGGGCAGAGAGAGACAAGCTGGATTCACTGGTGATGCAACATGAGAG TGCCATATCAGAGTTCACTGAGAAGATTCAGGATCTAGAAA GTGAAAGAAAGAATCAAACAGAAAATTTAAGAAGGTTACTAACAGAAATTGAGTATGCCAAGGAAAGAGAAGACAGACTAAAAAAAGATTTAGAG atcTCACTACAGAGGCTTCGCACTGTAGAGGAAAATATTGAGGCAGAGAGAGCAGCTCATTTAGAAACCAAATTCAACTCAGAAATCATACAG TTAAGAGTAAGGGACCTGGAGGGAGCCCTTGAGGTGGAGAAGTCGGCCAATGATGAGGCCAATAAAGCTATAGACAGGCTGACCAGACAGATCCGAGAACTGGAGCAGTCGTACGAGGAGGAGCGCAGGAACAACAAGGATGTGAACATCAAGTTGGACAAGGTGGAAAAGGAGTACAGCTCTGTCAAACGACAGCTGACGTCAGAGGTGGAGAACAAGAAAAATGTCATAGGAAACCTGTCGAAGGAGCTAGAGGTCCATCAGAAAAACTTCAACGAACTGAAGGACGAGCTGTCCAAG GCCAAAAAGCGACAGATCTATCTAGAGGAGACATATGGAGGGAGTATGAGAGAACTAGAGCTCTTATTGAGTAACTTCCAAGTAGACGAGAAACCCAAAAGGGCCTCCACCTCAA AGAGTAAGAAGGATGGTAAGAGTGTTCCAGCTCCCTCCTCTGTTCTGGAAACTTTGCGTGTGACCTTGTCTGAGTACAAAAAACGGCTAGATGACACAACAGAGGAA CTTGGCAAAATGAAGAAATCCAGTGATGCTCTGAACAAAGAGATAGACCAGTGTAAGGAGATGATTTGGGCCAAGGACAAAGCTCTAGAG GATGCCCAGAAGAACTACACCAGGACCGCCAAAGAGTTGAACCGTGTCAGATCGGAGTATTCCGAGATGGAGAATGGCATGGCAAAGATGAGGATAACCCTGCAGAGTTCTAGCAGTAACTCCACCAAAGACAGACGACGTGTCCAGGAGCTCTCAGAGGAG atcatGAAGTTGGTTAAAAGGCATAAAGCTGATGATGAG GAGAAGCTGGCATTCCTGCACGGCATGTACCAGCGTCTGTTGGCGGGCCGGGTGATGGTACCCCCCAAAGACACCTCCATCCATAAGTTTACCTGGGCGGACCTCACCAGTCTGGTGTATGAACAGATGTGTAACCTAGTGACCTCATCACAGAGGACTGATGAAAAG ataaGACATCTTGAGGAGGCTCTGAGGGTGAAGGAAGATGCTCTAGAAGACATGCAAAAAGCTCATGAGGACCAGCTGAACAAGCTCACTGCTTTGACCAAAGAACGAGAAATTGCCTGGAACAAACAGAAAGAGGAGATTGAGGCTCACTACTCACAACTACTGGCCGAGGTTCAGTCAAGATCAAAG AAAAGTCAGTCAATGGCTGACCAGGCCTGGGAAAAGATTAGAATGACAGGATCAGTCCAGCAAGGTCTGGAGACTGAGTGTTCTGATCTAAGGACCCACCTAGTGGAGTCCCAGCGACAGAACCGTGCCTTACTGGCCACATGCAGCCTCCTGGCTGGCGCCCTTTACCCCACCTTCACACGCTCCTCTCTGCTGGCCATTCAGCGAAACATGCTGGAGGAACAGATGTCAAACTGGGAGTTCTGTAGAGAGAGAATGGAGCTCCTGGTCAGCACTCTAAGTGCAGAAATGAAGGCGGCGGCTGGAGAACCAAGTAAACTGGAGAAACCGGCCAAACGCCATCCCCTGCTGACCTTCAGGGTTGGGGTGGTTGCTGTTCTAGCAGCCAACAGGCTCAGGTACTTTGGACAGAACTGTAGCAGGATGTTTGTGACTTATGATACAgtgatttcaaatcaaaatggaaTTGTTGTGTGCACAGGAGGAAGAAAGTCAACACCTAAAGCATTCCCAG GTGATAAAGAAGAAAGAGACACTGCGGAGATGCATGGCTCCATCTTGCGATGGTTGTCCAGTGGTGAGCTTCTCAATGTAGTGACCACATCCATGTCTGAACTCTTGGAGGTCACTGACCAGGTCAAAGGCAAAGAGAAAG CTTCACCAGTCGAGATGAGGGCTGTTGTTAATGCTGCTCGGAATTCCTTCACTAAGCTAGTGGACAAACTGTGTCGACAGTTTGAGGGAGTTTCCCCTCACCCAGGCATAGGGGGCAGGGACCGTAACTCTCTGGTCAGGGTCATCGGACGTGGCCTCAGTAAGATTTGTGTGGGTAAATCCGTGGATCAGAAAGGGCAGATTGTGCCAGCTCAG GAGTTGTTGGGGGCCCTACAGACCCACATTCTGGACTTCACTCAGCGACTACACACTGTGGAGGTGGAGAGACGTCAGCTTGTTCTGGAACTGAACCGGATGAAGGACGAGTGCTCTGACCTCCCTCAGAAAGAAGACATTGAGAAACTCCAGGACCAACTCAGCACCATCAAGGGACAG GACCTGGACTATGTGTCCATTGACAAGTTTGAGAGCGTGTGTCAGGAGCTGAACAATGCCCTACAGCGGGAGCAGCAGGCCCAGCAGCTGTTGGTGGAGCAGAGTCGTCAGCTGGAGGAGATCACGCTCAGACTGGACCTGTACACCACCGAGGGCATGGAGAAGGAACAGACCCTGTCAGAGGCAGTGCAT GGACTGACAGAGACAAAGGGGGAACTGAAGAGGAAGGAGCAGACCCTGCGGCAGTTGAATCGACAGGTGATATCTCTGGAGGGGGAGAAGAAAGCCTTCCTCACCAACATAGCCGATGCCGAGAAGGCCCTCAGGACGGTAGCCAG AGACAAAGAGACTTTGGCTCAGTATCTCAAAGCAGTGACAATAGCACTGGAGCAG GCCAAGAAGGAGTTGACTCTGGCTAAAGGGGTAACTGATTTCTCCTGGACTAAGCGGTTACTGAATGCTGATTTTATCCCCAGTGATGTTGGGAAAGCTGGACCCGAGCTTATTGCTGCTCAG AATTTAGTAGGAGCTTTTGTGGAGACCCAGAACCAGGCCATTAGTAAGATCAAATCTCTGGAGGACGAGATTGATACTCACCAACAACACATCAACACGCTCAAGCGAGAATTGAGCGATGCCGTGCGACGGGAGTATGACGAGAGT GCTGAGATCCCTACAAGAGATCATAACAAAGAAATGGACATGACTCAATCTGAGAGTTTCTTGCCAATTAG AGAGGACTCAGAAATCTCTTTTTCTATGCCAAAGGCAGCCACACCAAAATCCAAGAGAATGGATTCTTCTTTGAGGAGATCAGAAAG tgATGCCAAGCGCTTCATTCAAAAATG GTCTCCCAAGTTCCAGACTCCAGTCAGATCCAGTCGATCTAACAACATCCGACCTAAAGCATTCGAGCCTCACGGGAGGTAG